The window GGCGAcagcacgccggcgagctgcgtGTCCTTTGCGACCGAGTTCAGCTTGCTGTCCAGCGGGCTGAATGGCATGTGATCCATCACCGCCACCGGCTTCTTGGCCGCCCGCAGGCAGGCCAGGTAGCTGTCTGGCTGGTTGTTCCAGTGCGGCAACTTGCTGATCTGCACCGACGCTTCCTTCTCCCTTGACACCGGACCACCAGAAGGATCCTGCACCAATGAGAGATCCCCCAATTTTACGCTATTGTTAGTGCTTCTCTTGATATACGAGTAGGCTATTGTCAGTGCATTGTTGGCTATTGTCAGTGGTATTCTTGATCAATGACACAGAATTTACTTTGTTTAAATAAAAAAGGGGAACTAAGGTTTTTTTCTGAAGAAAAACAAAGGTTCAGACTAACGGAAACTTTTATTTCAGGAGATTCACTTTCCCATGCCATGTTTCAAGCAAAATCGTCACAGTGTTTCTGTTTTCCAAGATAGAATATTGTGGTAGTCTGGTAGATGAAAGCCATTGCGCCGAGAAATAGGTAGCACAGAGCACTTGGATGGAAGAATGACGTGGATAGAGCTGTATGACCTACCCCAAGGAGCAGGAAAATGAATTGGTCTTTGCCGCTTTGTTCTTCGAAGTGCGCCTCTATGAGCTTCCTCAAATCTGAAAGGCACGAGTTCCGCAGTAACTTCAGCCCTTTGATCAGATTTCCAGACTCCCATTTGATGTAGACTTCCAACAGGCCGTCCTGCTCCTTCTGTCCAGCAAAACTATGCTCTTTGTTCTGGTCACTATCTTCCACTGTACTGCATGACTTTAGCTGCTCCGACAAAGGTTGATCCACAACTTGGCATACAATTGGTGAAAGTTGCGAAGATACTGGGCTCTCGGCCACTTTGACATCGCACATTGGGGTCTCTAGTGCTCCCCGTGCTAATGGCTCCCTGTCTTCATTTCCATAAGCTTGCTTTGCTGCTGACGTGCTCTCCTCTCCAAACACATACTTTGCTGGTGATCTGTTCTCGTCTGCAAACACTTCCTTTGTTGGTGACTGAACCTTTGGTTTCTTAGCTAGTTCACGATGATTCCCGCAGAGCCTGAAAATGTTCTCAATCCGATGCTTCCTTGTTGCCGGATCATCTTTCTCAGCCAGTGCATGTTGTGTTGTGTCCACCTTAAAGCTCTCCTGTACGACCTCCTTGCACACCTCTTCAAGACCACTGTCCCTCTCCGCATCCTCTTCATCTCCCTCCTCAAACACAGTGCTTAGGACAACCTTTTCCGGATACCCAGATAGCCTGACATCATCTTCCTGCACCACAGCACCGGTGCAAACACCTGCTGTCGTTGTGTGATTCCATATGTGGCCCTGCTGGCGTGTATCCTCCTTTATTACCTTGACGTCTTGTTGCTGATCTCCCATATCTAACTCCATAGACATGACCATTGACATTGATTGATCAAGTCCTGCAGGCATCTCCGACAGCCGTGCCAACAATCTACCTCCAATGAAATCCTGTTGCACTGGCTGACAAGCATCTGCCTTTACATGCTCAACCTCCTGTAGTCGCTGTTTTAGTGCGGCGAGCTCTTCCTGCTGCCTAAGCATGGCTTCTTCCATCTTCGTTAGCTCACTCCTCAAGGTCCGGGTCTTCTCCATGACTTTGGAGTTAATCTCCTCCTCCTTAGCAGCTTTTTCCTGCCCTTCTATCagcttgagctttgatctcagcTGTGTCAGCTCCTCTTCCTTCAGCCTTAGCAAGTTCTGGGCCTCGTTACGCTCTTTCTCCCTCAGTTTgttctccttttgaagcttgTAGATGAACTGGTTCATCGCAACAATTCTTGAGTTAAGCATTGTAGATGACTCCTCAGAGCTTATTTTGTCCCTCGGTGTTGCAGCATGAGCAGCGCGGATGATACACTTTGCCTTAGCACCATACTCTAATGTAGAAACAGTCTTGTGCAGTTCCTTTGGATCAGGACTAGCACACAGAATCATCAGGATTTTTGATTTATCATCCTCAAATGAATCCTGAAATCCCATGAAAGAAAGATTTAGGTCATTATTGGAAAGGAGAGGCTGTATCAAACTATCAATAACTGCAATTTTGTTTTAGAGTAGTGTACCTGTAGTAGCATTGTGAGCTTGCTGTCTCTAAATGGAACATGGGAATCACcattagcaatagactcgaccaCTCGCTTTAAAGCAGTGTTTCCTTGATTAATCTTTGCCGTCTGTCAGAAAAAGTAACAGTGTTATAGATCACACGTCTAATCCAAATGAGTATTATAAGGGCTTTTCTTTTAACATAATGCATCAATTATTCAAGATGTGGTCATATATGAGAATACCAGAGATACAAAATTCATATGGCAATATGTTAAAACTAAATTTAAAGTTACAATAACTAACTATTGAATGAAGTGCGACACAGAAACTTCTTGCATGCAAACCAATGTTTGCAGTGCAGTTGGAACACATAGATCCTACAGAAGTACAAGAACTGgtatcactagcatcacacacctGCATTTTGGCTTCAAATCCAGTTTGTCCTGCAGCTTCAATGTTCTCAGATCCGGCCATGTCTACAAGCATTAACCTTCCTCCCACCGATGGGACATCCAGGATAATCTAGAAAACCAAGTGTAGCTTGTAAATAGCTTGGTGTGGAAATAAAAAAAGTGTGTTCAAATTCAAAGTGCTGGTGGCTGAATGCAACTAACCATGCAATGACTCCGTGAACTTCGGTC is drawn from Panicum virgatum strain AP13 chromosome 1N, P.virgatum_v5, whole genome shotgun sequence and contains these coding sequences:
- the LOC120657563 gene encoding kinesin-like protein KIN-10A, with product MAPPTPSPRPGPPPTPHGGALATPLRTPASKHRLHFPATTPKNAHLGAATEHPVEVIGRIRNLSPGGASALEIAGGGTAVRVRGDAGGCRDFTLDGVSVSEEEDLEGFYRRFVRSRIEGVRVGAKCTVMVYGPTGSGKSHTMFGCAKQPGIVYRALRDILEGGAGGEGDGPAGRGEDDAGFGAGLFVQVAVLEIYNEEIYDLLVGSGANARGNAPKARLEVMGKKAKNATYLSGNEAAKISREVAKVEKRRIVKSTLCNDRSSRSHCMIILDVPSVGGRLMLVDMAGSENIEAAGQTGFEAKMQTAKINQGNTALKRVVESIANGDSHVPFRDSKLTMLLQDSFEDDKSKILMILCASPDPKELHKTVSTLEYGAKAKCIIRAAHAATPRDKISSEESSTMLNSRIVAMNQFIYKLQKENKLREKERNEAQNLLRLKEEELTQLRSKLKLIEGQEKAAKEEEINSKVMEKTRTLRSELTKMEEAMLRQQEELAALKQRLQEVEHVKADACQPVQQDFIGGRLLARLSEMPAGLDQSMSMVMSMELDMGDQQQDVKVIKEDTRQQGHIWNHTTTAGVCTGAVVQEDDVRLSGYPEKVVLSTVFEEGDEEDAERDSGLEEVCKEVVQESFKVDTTQHALAEKDDPATRKHRIENIFRLCGNHRELAKKPKVQSPTKEVFADENRSPAKYVFGEESTSAAKQAYGNEDREPLARGALETPMCDVKVAESPVSSQLSPIVCQVVDQPLSEQLKSCSTVEDSDQNKEHSFAGQKEQDGLLEVYIKWESGNLIKGLKLLRNSCLSDLRKLIEAHFEEQSGKDQFIFLLLGDPSGGPVSREKEASVQISKLPHWNNQPDSYLACLRAAKKPVAVMDHMPFSPLDSKLNSVAKDTQLAGVLSPKVNQMSPNYIRELRA